Proteins found in one Anopheles aquasalis chromosome 3, idAnoAquaMG_Q_19, whole genome shotgun sequence genomic segment:
- the LOC126574566 gene encoding tyrosine kinase receptor Cad96Ca, producing MALDLMRLWRGRSSSSRTTAGMRHRSKPVTSAMLMSHCCCLTVWWIVCCTIILQPQGTDSQDLNTPPLITVDRHWRIRENTTLGTIIARVHADDNEDDTLEFGMDALVAGQDQPFTIDPQSGIVTLNKSVEGRAGQNFFVYVTVTDGSVTSKNEVYVNILASNATGLYKSRVPQFTPSIDNIRQILPPGFNLPGMSSRPQVPLPLLPPQFTRSPPTSVVQPQEPDDSYAVTPLPTKQTKTYPDRPLVDGAVAAPPEVQGDTTLTDSDGNLTIAINGGTGNTTKLSIPSRPTTIRHPAPTVASHPTVAHTTDATHGPVLAHPASAAGSEEASTFKILLPVIISVTIIFVSAGLIAICIFRKYLCAISKTLKKKNKIDKAKKSNQSNASSNITSGTEDSRNSIGLSHWSGPMAFSNRYTSPWERDASGHLQATSQLSEESNASIPKDRWEFPRHRLKVFNILGEGAFGQVWRCEATDIDGHEGVSITAVKTLKENASEAERSDLLSELQVLKSLEPHINVVRLLGCCTEKDPIFVILEYVNMGKLQTFLRNSRVEKHYGNTHGKSKILTSGDLTSFMFQVARGMDFLTSRGIIHRDLAARNILITEDHTCKVADFGFARDIVTSKVYERKSEGRLPIRWMATESLYDNIFTVKSDIWSFGILMWEIVTLGSTPYPGIAAADVMRKVRDGYRLEKPEHCRRELYNIMFYCWAGDPDERPGFPEVVEMLDRLLQTETDYIELERFPDHNYYNMLNMSGEKL from the exons atGGCTCTCGATTTGATGCGACTTTGGAgaggcaggagcagcagcagcaggacgacagCGGGAATGAGGCACCGCAGTAAACCAGTGACGTCAGCGATGCTGATgagccactgctgctgtctgaCGGTGTGGTGGATCGTATGCTGCACGATCATCCTACAGCCCCAAGGCACAG ACTCGCAGGACCTGAACACCCCACCGCTGATCACAGTGGATCGTCATTGGCGGATCCGGGAGAACACCACACTTGGCACCATTATCGCGCGTGTCCACGCGGATGACAACGAGGACGATACGCTCGAGTTTGGGATGGATGCGTTGGTCGCCGGGCAAGATCAACCGTTCACCATCGATCCACAATCGGGCATCGTGACGCTGAACAAAAGTGTCGAAGGCCGAGCGGGGCAGAACTTTTTCGTCTACGTTACCGTGACCGATGGTAGCGTGACGTCGAAGAACGAAGTGTACGTCAACATACTGGCCAGCAATGCGACGGGGCTGTACAAATCGCGAGTCCCTCAGTTCACGCCCAGTATCGACAACATCCGACAGATACTGCCACCTGGGTTTAATCTGCCCGGTATGAGCTCACGACCACAGGTTCCACTGCCACTGTTGCCACCACAGTTTACGAGAAGTCCACCGACCTCGGTGGTTCAGCCCCAGGAACCCGATGACAGCTACGCCGTTACGCCTCTGCCaacgaaacaaaccaaaacgtATCCAGATCGACCGCTCGTCGACGGTGCAGTGGCGGCGCCGCCAGAGGTCCAAGGGGACACCACATTGACTGACAGTGATGGCAATTTAACGATCGCCATCAATGGTGGCACCGGAAATACAACCAAATTGTCGATACCTTCCCGACCTACCACCATTAGACACCCggcaccaacggtggccagccATCCGACGGTGGCACACACTACCGACGCGACCCACGGTCCGGTGCTTGCCCATCCGGCCAGCGCTGCCGGAAGCGAGGAAGCGAGCACGTTCAAAATTCTACTGCCAGTCATCATCTCGGTCACGATCATCTTCGTCAGTGCGGGCCTGATCGCGATCTGCATCTTCCGGAAGTACCTGTGCGCCATCAGCAAgacgctgaagaagaagaacaaaattGATAAAGCCAAAAAGTCAAACCAaagcaacgccagcagcaacatcacgtCCGGGACCGAGGACAGCCGGAATTCGATCGGGCTGAGCCACTGGAGCGGCCCGATGGCGTTCAGCAATCGTTACACCTCACCGTGGGAACGGGATGCCAGTGGGCATCTGCAGGCGACCTCGCAGCTGTCCGAAGAATCGAACGCATCGATCCCGAAGGATCGCTGGGAGTTTCCACGCCATCGGCTGAAGGTGTTCAACATACTGGGCGAGGGTGCGTTCGGGCAGGTCTGGCGCTGCGAAGCGACCGATATCGATGGTCACGAGGGTGTCTCGATAACGGCGGTGAAAACGCTGAAGGAGAACGCGAGCGAGGCCGAGCGTAGTGATCTGCTGTCGGAGCTGCAGGTCCTGAAGTCACTGGAACCGCACATCAACGTGGTGCGGCTGCTCGGTTGCTGTACGGAGAAGGATCCAATTTTCGTCATACTCGAGTACGTCAATATGGGAAAGTTGCAGACCTTCCTGAGGAACTCACGGGTGGAGAA ACACTATGGCAATACTCACGGCAAGTCCAAGATACTCACCTCGGGCGATCTCACCTCGTTCATGTTCCAGGTGGCCCGTGGAATGGATTTCCTGACCTCGCGAGGA ATCATTCATCGCGATCTGGCAGCGCGCAACATTCTAATCACCGAGGATCACACCTGTAAGGTGGCCGATTTTGGCTTCGCCCGGGATATCGTCACCTCGAAGGTGTACGAACGGAAGAGCGAAGGCCGTCTACCGATCCGGTGGATGGCGACGGAGTCCCTGTACGATAACATCTTCACCGTCAAGTCCGACATCTGGAGCTTCGGCATCCTCATGTGGGAGATCGTAACGCTCGGCTCGACGCCCTACCCCGGCATTGCTGCGGCCGACGTCATGCGCAAGGTGCGCGATGGTTACCGGCTCGAAAAGCCGGAGCACTGTCGGCGCGAGCTGTACAACATCATGTTCTACTGCTGGGCCGGCGATCCCGACGAACGGCCCGGGTTCCCGGAGGTTGTCGAAATGCTCGACCGTTTGctgcaaacggaaacggactACATCGAGCTGGAACGCTTCCCGGATCACAACTACTACAACATGCTCAACATGAGCGGCGAGAAGCTGTAG
- the LOC126575499 gene encoding spermatogenesis-associated protein 5-like protein 1, whose translation MEESVRLCLEPKPYLEPAFTAPQTCVLWLNEAGRRNRALSAGTRVIGRLKNGRQFLWCLETSVDRNSSHREGYFAAESIEPPETDDQHPDGERTLVEIVPVREKIVEFGRVVFDLWLDLSRLRVELMMEKDNLKQLLRTFLVRSFFCRGSRINLSCIRDRNLGLTGAFVREADGLSWYGCLGIQTNIDIGDIKYHPLEASGKKRKSLGGLESARDQLAAAIANQSSVLISGPSGTGKYSLVESLAVDQNYPLFEVRGLHFVRSLPGETESELRSTFLRLRHFEELIEADLPILLLVKDIDMICPKVGQKKGVDYTNIARISSQFISLLDQYAISSKNIIIVGTTSNIEDLDHRLRRPGRLAKEIPLGIPSKEQRTAILRAFEVNAGNYSCLTAQQLEELASRTTGYVGAELELLYHNIIREMDGKQCSFEEALTEAQKKHRPSSLKNAIGFAGSDAGSLTLDSFGGMEELKSLLRLCIVEQLKHPERFHRLGIHPLKGILLYGPPGCAKTTLAKCLAAESGMTFLSLSAAEIYSPYVGEAERLISKVFNEARMNAPAAVFLDEIDSLVGNRGAAGMAGNTSAVNMGVLSTLLLEMDGIGQAQQSAGALSADANRVVVLAATNRPDMVDDALLRPGRLTKLIHIPAPDEGTRLSILRKIAEGIPLAPNVDLTLIAARTERFSGADLNNLCSQAALAAATTNLEATEVTMVNFEEAFKDVRPSLTQEQIDWFYKFEANKQR comes from the coding sequence ATGGAAGAATCCGTTCGACTTTGTTTGGAACCCAAACCCTACCTGGAACCTGCCTTCACCGCACCACAAACCTGCGTGCTCTGGTTGAACGAAGCCGGGCGCCGGAATCGCGCGCTCTCCGCCGGCACCCGCGTGATTGGCCGTTTGAAAAATGGGCGACAGTTTTTGTGGTGTCTCGAGACGAGTGTGGACCGCAATTCCTCGCACCGAGAAGGATACTTTGCGGcagaatcgatcgaaccaccgGAAACTGACGACCAGCATCCAGATGGCGAGAGAACTCTCGTGGAGATCGTTCCCGTTCGTGAGAAGATCGTCGAGTTTGGGCGGGTGGTGTTTGATCTATGGCTCGATCTTTCTCGCCTCCGAGTGGAGCTGATGATGGAGAAGGATAATCTGAAACAACTGCTGCGGACgttcctcgttcgctcgttcttcTGTCGCGGTTCCCGCATCAACCTGAGCTGCATCCGTGACCGCAACCTGGGCCTGACCGGAGCTTTCGTGAGAGAGGCGGATGGTCTATCCTGGTACGGTTGTTTAGGCATCCAAACGAATATCGACATCGGTGATATCAAGTATCACCCCCTAGAAGCCAgtggaaagaagaggaaatcTCTTGGTGGGCTTGAGAGCGCCCGTGACCAGTTGGCAGCGGCGATCGCAAACCAATCATCCGTTCTTATTTCAGGTCCGAGCGGAACGGGAAAGTACAGTCTGGTGGAATCGCTGGCAGTGGATCAAAATTATCCGCTTTTCGAAGTCCGTGGATTGCATTTCGTACGATCGTTGCCCGGAGAAACGGAATCTGAGCTACGCAGCACCTTTCTACGGTTGCGACACTTTGAGGAGCTGATCGAGGCTGACCTCCCGATACTGCTGCTAGTCAAAGATATCGACATGATATGCCCAAAGGTTGGCCAGAAGAAAGGTGTGGACTATACGAATATTGCTCGCATTTCGTCACAGTTCATATCGTTGCTCGATCAGTACGCCATATCGTCCAAGAACATTATCATCGTCGGCACTACCTCAAACATCGAGGACCTGGACCATCGATTGCGCCGACCGGGACGCTTAGCGAAGGAAATCCCTCTCGGGATACCTTCCAAAGAGCAACGGACTGCCATTCTACGTGCCTTTGAAGTCAACGCGGGCAATTATTCCTGTTTAACGGCACAGCAACTGGAAGAGCTCGCAAGCAGAACAACGGGATACGTTGGCGCGGAACTAGAGCTACTCTATCATAACATTATCCGCGAGATGGACGGCAAACAATGTTCATTCGAGGAGGCACTGACGGAAGCACAAAAGAAACATCGACCGAGCAGCCTTAAGAATGCGATCGGATTTGCCGGTAGCGATGCTGGATCGCTCACCCTCGACTCTTTCGGTGGAATGGAGGAACTGAAATCGCTGCTTCGGTTGTGCATTGTGGAGCAGCTGAAACATCCGGAACGCTTCCATCGGCTCGGTATCCATCCACTGAAGGGTATACTCCTGTACGGGCCACCGGGCTGTGCCAAAACCACTCTCGCCAAGTGCCTTGCTGCTGAATCCGGGATGACCTTCCTGTCGCTTTCGGCCGCTGAAATCTATTCACCGTACGTGGGCGAAGCAGAACGGCTCATCTCGAAGGTGTTCAATGAGGCTCGCATGAACGCTCCGGCCGCTGTGTTTTTGGATGAAATCGATTCGCTTGTCGGTAATCGAGGAGCGGCAGGAATGGCCGGAAATACGTCTGCTGTTAACATGGGCGTCCTCTCGACGCTGCTCCTCGAAATGGATGGTATTGGGCAAGCGCAACAGTCAGCCGGGGCGCTGAGTGCAGATGCAAATCGTGTCGTTGTCCTAGCGGCAACCAACCGTCCGGATATGGTCGATGATGCGTTGCTGCGTCCAGGACGATTGACGAAATTGATTCATATTCCTGCACCGGATGAAGGCACAAGACTGTCGATACTTCGAAAGATTGCTGAGGGCATTCCGCTAGCACCGAATGTTGATTTGACGTTGATTGCTGCGCGTACGGAACGCTTCTCTGGAGCTGATCTGAACAATCTGTGCTCCCAGGCAGCACTTGCAGCGGCAACAACGAACCTAGAGGCTACGGAGGTGACGATGGTCAACTTCGAGGAAGCATTCAAAGATGTTAGACCTTCGCTAACGCAAGAACAGATCGATTGGTTCTATAAATTCGAAGCGAATAAGCAACGCTAG
- the LOC126574565 gene encoding phosphatidylinositol phosphatase PTPRQ, with protein sequence MVKRHFSRLGVPLWCVLVALVTYLQRYHQLPGFVIAGDTNEQWMNSSSSNSSSSGGSDMDSGQSFATQTEPAHESTTQHNSFIEISPKCKSTSITIVERGPNGELAIEWLGEPDWTVKHFYNITWVDQTVGRTVSKSGGIYKLTTFALPTRNQCEIVELSVCRGDWRRSQPCVCGVWVPQVDALSAVTVLKVLDGGYVISWQASKCVKQYQLRPGDLTFRSTNPVAVEVLNVRDCQWNRFVVETVMQNGAIGQQEVQFYGYPQAADTQRALCGISKIRNVSERWNLSTLELSKVEFSLTQLEHYMTSCVTPTTADYLDVCGLQAVQRSNQVRKADALPHVIPPYCTQNYAQPGDVTVKPGTIGEVRDLRANTNLDRTVILSWRPPREERVCVKEYIITWASESEIVDAEQTTYTVTNLEPCTTYNFTVSAIDHNNAKGTPSSIEARVREIEQLSEVVELELYEVEPRSLSAKWKPPLNGTNCVQSYRVAAWYNSPEDASVVLVFSNTTTDQHVTFGEAIACMTYMVQVIPISFQNKDGRNEIAPLKTKERTILPYHVEPIRAIGVRARSLELSTKLQSDNNNNCLLVSVRFNCTIVPEAEDSAPELPVIKEFAIPSGNVSFEGVVEPLVPYTVYQCNAQILNIAGWSDPTPSYEIQTAEDVPESPRRVQLIAGSGFIEITWMAPAIKNGVVVRYRIHIRMIGPEYPMPKLCDQLEQYNETVDLRDEIDPDETHRSWDGAEFQYTITQLAPYTLYTVQVAAATGAGVGAYSEPSEIITLPDVPSEARNFRIEQIRGPELDQAYSSSVEFSWEIPCRLNGKLRRFEGTLDGVRETSNSVPHVLRWVVEVGEEDDLLEPFRYIETRLKPEYMYTVAMNVTVAEVPEPSPDALLTFESPAGIPTIDQTDEWFKVDVFDAPNPTNTARIVLGNITLKSDIGSIRYMALLVSERFCQSDPEPRTDFINSEGTTQWPEVPDWHRVNNMRCTEQYQTTPKFWNPLLHLSRANANPVEFVVGEERCDNGKEYCNGPLKPGTEYALVVRIFSRTGFTDSELQFFRTDSLIMVGLIISSIVACCLLAFISGLVILWRRQRLLLPAQLAGRTPSEEPSDIPLKNFPNQYDELFQSNREKVSKEFQTINYFSDTELQETVSYHSARENERKNRYVNILPYDSNRVLLDSNEEEDEYDGRSGTNDYINASFIEGYKYQREYIATQGPKLETCADFWRMVIQYEIEAIVMLTQPIDHEKNKCCQYYPRYQQKIRLNDIRVECKQELKLLFYHKRLFEVTQGNLTKLVFHYHFLEWPDHSCPASPTDLVKFTKIIRAERKSYAIPLVVHCSAGVGRTGTFIALDIILQRMQHEKKINVYDTVKQLRRQRVKMVQTLDQYTFLYQCCLEQVSKSNRKKPKSSFIEIVDRESQGKHASPLATVIEVEQPGVAVSSSNGGKPLFNIKFPKSFNAGLEKVTSFAPSDMAGSGT encoded by the exons ATGGTGAAACGACACTTTTCGCGTCTCGGTGTGCCACTGTGGTGCGttctggtggcgttggtgacaTATCTACAGCGATACCACCAGCTGCCAGGCTTCGTTATCGCTGGCGATACAAACGAGCAATGGAtgaacagtagcagcagcaacagcagcagcagtgggggCAGTGATATGGACAGCGGCCAGTCCTTCGCCACTCAAACGGAGCCTGCGCACGAAAGCACAACCCAGCACAACAGCTTTATCGAAATCTCTCCAAAGTGTAAATCGACCAGCATTACGATCGTCGAGCGTGGTCCAAACGGGGAGCTGGCTATTGAATGGTTAGGAGAGCCGGACTGGACTGTGAAGCATTTCTACAACATAACCTGGGTTGACCAGACGGTGGGTCGAACGGTTAGCAAGAGTGGTGGCATCTACAAGCTGACCACTTTCGCGTTACCCACGCGGAATCAGTGTGAGATCGTTGAGTTATCTGTATGCCGTGGCGATTGGAGAAGATCACAGccatgtgtttgtggtgtttgggTGCCTCAAGTCGATGCCCTCAGTGCCGTGACCGTTCTTAAAGTGCTCGATGGTGGATACGTGATTTCTTGGCAGGCGAGTAAGTGTGTGAAGCAGTATCAGCTACGCCCCGGGGACCTCACGTTCCGGTCAACAAATCCTGTGGCAGTCGAGGTGTTGAATGTTCGCGATTGCCAGTGGAATCGATTTGTGGTAGAAACAGTTATGCAAAATGGTGCAATCGGGCAGCAGGAAGTACAATTCTATGGTTATCCTCAGGCAGCGGATACGCAGCGAGCACTCTGTGGTATCAGTAAGATCCGAAACGTATCGGAACGGTGGAACCTGTCTACACTAGAACTGTCGAAGGTTGAGTTCAGTCTCACCCAGCTCGAACACTACATGACATCGTGCGTCACACCAACCACGGCCGATTATCTGGACGTTTGTGGTCTTCAGGCAGTACAACGGAGCAATCAAGTCCGGAAAGCAGATGCCTTACCTCACGTTATCCCTCCGTACTGTACTCAAAACTATGCCCAGCCTGGCGATGTTACCGTGAAACCTGGCACCATCGGAGAGGTGCGTGATCTACGGGCAAACACGAACCTAGACCGAACGGTCATCCTTAGCTGGAGACCACCGCGGGAAGAGCGGGTGTGCGTGAAGGAGTACATCATTACCTGGGCCTCCGAGAGTGAGATTGTCGATGCCGAACAGACAACGTACACGGTGACAAACCTGGAACCCTGCACAACCTACAACTTTACCGTCAGCGCAATCGATCATAACAATGCGAAGGGTACACCCAGCTCTATTGAGGCTCGCGTGCGTGAAATTGAGCAGCTATCGGAGGTGGTGGAGCTAGAGCTGTACGAAGTGGAACCCCGGTCACTGTCGGCCAAGTGGAAACCACCGCTCAATGGGACAAACTGTGTCCAGTCGTATCGAGTGGCCGCTTGGTATAATTCCCCCGAGGATGCttccgtggtgctggtgttttcGAACACGACCACCGATCAGCACGTTACGTTTGGGGAGGCAATCGCCTGCATGACCTACATGGTACAGGTCATACCGATCTCGTTCCAGAATAAGGATGGCCGGAATGAGATCGCTCCGCTGAAGACGAAAGAGCGAACGATCCTGCCGTACCATGTGGAACCGATTCGAGCGATCGGTGTACGGGCGCGCAGCCTCGAGTTGTCCACGAAGCTGCAGAgtgataacaacaacaactgtcTGCTGGTCAGTGTGCGGTTCAATTGTACTATTGTACCAGAAGCCGAAGATTCCGCTCCCGAGTTACCG GTGATTAAGGAGTTTGCAATACCGAGTGGCAACGTGAGCTTTGAAGGTGTTGTCGAACCGCTCGTTCCATACACCGTCTACCAGTGTAATGCACAAATACTGAACATCGCTGGCTGGTCGGATCCTACGCCGTCTTATGAAATACAAACGGCAGAAGATG TTCCCGAAAGTCCCCGCCGGGTGCAGCTAATCGCGGGGAGTGGCTTTATCGAGATCACCTGGATGGCGCCAGCGATCAAGAATGGCGTCGTAGTACGCTACCGGATCCACATTCGTATGATCGGTCCCGAGTATCCGATGCCGAAGCTGTGCGATCAGCTAGAGCAGTACAACGAAACGGTTGATCTGAGGGATGAAATCGATCCGGATGAAACGCACCGGAGTTGGGATGGTGCCGAGTTCCAGTACACCATAACGCAGCTTGCACCATACACGCTCTACACCGTGCAGGTAgcggcggccaccggtgcAGGAGTCGGTGCGTATTCGGAGCCATCCGAGATCATCACACTTCCGGATGTACCGAGCGAAGCGCGGAACTTTCGAATCGAACAGATTCGAGGCCCTGAACTGGATCAAGCGTACAGTTCTTCGGTTGAGTTTTCTTGGGAGATACCGTGCCGATTGAACGGGAAGCTAAGACGATTCGAGGGCACACTGGATGGTGTCCGCGAGACGAGCAACTCGGTGCCACATGTGCTGCGGTGGGTTGTGGAGGTTGGTGAGGAGGATGATCTGTTGGAACCGTTCCGGTACATCGAGACACGGTTGAAACCGGAGTACATGTACACCGTCGCCATGAATGTAACGGTCGCTGAGGTACCGGAACCGAGCCCAGATGCTCTGCTTACCTTCGAGTCTCCGGCGGGGA TTccaacgatcgatcaaacCGACGAGTGGTTCAAGGTGGACGTGTTCGATGCCCCAAACCCAACCAACACCGCACGGATCGTGCTCGGTAACATTACCCTCAAGTCAGACATCGGAAGCATCCGCTACATGGCCCTGCTGGTGTCGGAACGCTTTTGCCAGAGTGATCCGGAACCGCGGACCGATTTCATCAACAGCGAAGGGACAACGCAGTGGCCCGAGGTACCCGATTGGCACCGGGTTAACAATATGCGCTGTACGGAGCAGTACCAAACGACACCCAAGTTCTGGAATCCGCTGCTCCATCTTTCGCGTGCCAATGCGAACCCGGTTGAGTTTGTGGTCGGTGAGGAGCGGTGCGATAATGGGAAGGAGTACTGCAATGGACCGTTGAAACCGGGCACAGAGTACGCGCTCGTGGTGAGGATATTTTCGCGTACCGGGTTCACCGATTCGGAGCTACAGTTCTTTCGGACCGATTCCCTCATCATGGTGGGGCTGATTATTAGCTCCattgttgcttgttgtttgttggcgtTCATCAGTGGCCTGGTGATACTGTGGCGTCGACAAAGATTGTTGTTACCGGCTCAGCTTGCCGGTCGGACACCGAGTGAGGAACCGTCGGACATTCCGCTGAAAAACTTCCCCAACCAGTACGATGAGCTGTTCCAGTCGAACCGGGAGAAAGTCTCGAAAGAATTCCAAACGATCAACTACTTTTCCGACACGGAGCTGCAGGAGACGGTCAGTTATCACAGTGCGAGGGAGAATGAGCGCAAGAACCGGTACGTGAACATTCTACCGTACGACTCCAACCGTGTACTGCTGGACAGtaacgaggaggaggatgagtaCGATGGCCGCAGTGGCACAAACGACTACATTAACGCCTCGTTCATCGAGGGTTACAAGTACCAGCGGGAGTACATTGCGACGCAGGGACCGAAGCTGGAAACGTGCGCTGACTTTTGGCGCATGGTGATCCAGTACGAGATCGAAGCGATCGTCATGCTAACGCAGCCGATTGATCACGAGAAGAACAAATGCTGTCAGTACTATCCGCGGTATCAGCAGAAGATCCGCTTAAACGATATACGGGTGGAGTGTAAACAAGAGTTGAAGCTGCTGTTCTACCACAAACGTCTCTTCGAAGTTACTCAG GGTAACCTCACGAAGCTGGTCTTCCATTATCACTTCCTCGAGTGGCCAGACCACAGCTGTCCGGCCAGTCCGACGGATTTGGTAAAGTTTACGAAAATCATACGGGCGGAGCGGAAAAGCTACGCCATCCCGCTCGTCGTGCACTGTAGTGCCGGTGTCGGAAGGACTGGGACCTTTATCGCACTCGACATCATCCTTCAGCGGATGCAGCACGAGAAAAAGATCAACGTGTACGATACGGTGAAACAGTTACGGCGGCAACGTGTCAAGATGGTGCAGACGCTCGATCAGTACACGTTCCTTTATCAATGCTGCCTGGAGCAGGTGTCGAAAAGTAATCGTAAAA AGCCAAAGTCGAGCTTCATCGAAATCGTAGACCGCGAAAGTCAGGGAAAGCATGCTAGCCCACTTGCTACCGTGATCGAGGTGGAACAGCCCGGAGTtgcggtcagcagcagcaatggtggTAAGCCACTGTTTAATATCAAGTTCCCGAAATCCTTTAACGCCGGGCTGGAGAAGGTGACCAGCTTTGCACCGAGTGATATGGCAGGGAGTGGAACGTGA